TGGATCTCTGAGTCAGAAGTTTCTCCTTGTAGATGGTGACAGAGCTATCTCTGGTTCATACAGGTAAGCAGTGAACTATATATGGCAAGTTTGCATGTGCACAGGGTGTGTTTTTTGTATGGTGTTACAATCACATAAAATTACACATAGGCCTTAAACTATTAATGCTCTGTCCTAAccaatatttttgtatttctgtgttgttcCAGTTTTACTTGGTCCTCCTCTCGTTTGGACCGTAACCTCATCACTGTGATCACAGGACAGGCAGTGGAGACTTTCGACCTGCAGTTTCGTGAGCTTTTCCTCTCATCCAGAAGTGTGTCTCTCAACAAGGTTCCCATGGTAGAAGAACCAATCCCTGACCCGCTCCCTCAGGCAGCTCCTGCTCCAATCCCTGCTGCCGTTGCTAGGAAACTCATCAATCCCAAATATGCCCTTGTTGCCACGGGAAGTCCCACCTCCTCAGACCAGAACTCCAGCAACAAGAACTCAAACCTCCAGAATTCCACTGGGCTAAAAATTATGAAAAGGCGCCTTAAGGAGGTTATTGAAGAGCCATCCATACACCCAGGATTAGCCAATCTGGAAAGAGCATATCTGATCGCGTACCTGCCCACTTGGCCAGAGCCAGACCCACCTAGTGATGTGATTGGTTTTATCAACATTAGAGATGAAAAGCGAGCCAATAAGGTTCACCTACAGAGGTCAGAGAGGTTTGAGGTCAGCCAAGCTATACGCTTCAGCTCACCACTGGCACTGCCAGCCCAGACGGAGGAACCTGTTTCAGGTCGCATGGCAAATGCCATTCGACCACCTGAAACTCCTTCTGGGAAAACAAGTCCAGAGGCCTCTATTCCTGTCAGTCCAACCAACAAGCAACTCGGAGAGCAAGCACATTCAGCTCAGAATAACGATCAAAGTGATACAATAGATTCCAGAGAGTCACCTCAGCAGCCCAACATAGCTCCAatacaagacacacacaaaccaaatgtAAATACTGACACCTCACCATCCAATGCTACTGCTGATTCACAGCCAACACACAATGTTAAACAAACTCCAGAAGCACAACCTGCAGTACCTCCTGTTCCTAAACGCCGCACACTGCATTTACATATAGACACCATCCCCACAGAGCAGCCTGGCCAATCACAGGTCACGCTGATAAAAATGGACCAGTTGGAAAACCTAGATGAGTCTTCCGACAAAATGGGGGCCAGAGAGAATCTGACACCAGGCCGTGGGCGCCTAATATCAAAGGACAATAGCAGAGACTCTGGCAGCAATGACGAGGGCAGCCAAGACAGCACCAAGGTCATATGTGACCGAGCAGCCAATGACGACCCATCAAGTGCCTCCACAGCATCAGAGGAGGAGTTTTATGATTCCCAACAGGAACCAAGTGACCCCTTGACAAATGGAGTTACGGCAGGTTCCGGTCGCGGGCATCGCCAGGGCGATGGGGTAAATTTGATGGCCCGCCTCTCCCAGAGCATGCTGGACCTGCGGGAGCCCATCCAATCAGAGGACAAACTTGACCGTGTTCGCCAATCACAGCATCTACACAGACAAGCTCACCATTCACCGCATGGTCACATAGGACAGGTGAGCATCCAGTAGAGATACTGTCAATGTTTGTAATCTTTTGATGATTTCAGTAGATTGATAGATATGGCCATATTAAGATTTTAAGTCATTTATCAAGGAAAAATTTCATATAAATGCTTGTTTAGACAGCTGGTCCAAATCCTGGGCTTTGAGAAAGTACGATGGGCAGTTGTTCACTATTTTCTCACATGTTACAGACTAAATGATTAAGTGATCAAGTATATTGTAACAATGAAAGACAAATTATTAACACATCAGTTGAAGAAATAACAGATAGATAATTAATGGAAATAATTGATAGttgcagctgaaaataaagGTGGTGCTGATTCATTGCTTGTCTTAATGTTTCAAACACTTTTTATgagtaaacacagaaacaagtGCAGAGGTTTCAAGGAATAACTGACAATGTATCATACATGTTTGTACAGATGAATCTTGAAAAGGGTGTGTTTCACCTGTGATGTCAAAGCAAGTCACTACCTGCTTACAGTAAACATGTCATACCCTTTTTCCTGATTAAAAGGTGTGCGATTGTGTGCTGGTCTGTGCACTCACCTGGATAGAGAGCTCTGCTGATCATACCAGGGAGGATGATAAAGATGAAGGGTAGCATCTTTAGATAGGCAGCCAGGATTGATGCTCCTTTCACATGACTTATGTTCTTAGCAGATAGGGACCGTTGTACAATcacctgcacaaacaaaatagtatttttaaaaaatcaagaAACATATAATGTAATTAAAAGAGAATGAAGTAAGTTAAGAAAATTTAGAAGGGTTAGAAGGTCAGAAATGTAACCAATGTAGCCAACCCTGTGCCCTAAATGTCATTAAAATCTAATCAAAATGGATACGCAACCTATTTAAAGGTCCTAAAGTTTTGTGGGATCTTTAATAGTTTTGATACAGAATTCTTAACCGGTTGAAGCTTGTTGAAGTGACTCTGGCAAGaatgtacaaaaatgtaattcGAGATACAAAATATCCATGGATACATGGATTACATTTTCCAAGTGCTTCACAAATAAAGaattaattttgtaaatgtttcatAGATGCGcaaaacaagatttggagaacTGAATTTAGAATTCAAGTAGATCTGAAATTTGAATTCTCATAATGACACTGCAGgtactgtgtattttttccatatttcaaAAGAGCATAAAACCATTTTTGCAAATTACTGAATCAGCTTTCGATTTTCAAGCCTCTGAGTTTTCCATGATACCAGGTGACTGACATTTAAGAGTTGGCATTGCCAGGAAGCTTCTATTAGCTACCAACAAATGTGTCTCTGAGAATGACGCTTAAAAGAGGAAACCTAAGCTTGAGAAAACATTATGAACCTAAGGATCAGGACCTATGATAATTACTTCAGATTTATCTAAAACAAGTTTTGAGATGACCAAAATTTAATGTCCATAAGGCAGACGGAAAAAGGGGTCAGATGTATGGCATCATTTGAatcaaaggggaaaaaaataacattagaaAAAGTAAAGGACCCAAAATGGATCCCTGAGGTACTCCATGTGTGAAATTGGTAGAGGATTTAGGCTCTGTCCACATTACATGATAAAAGATCCTACTGGACTTTGTGATATCTCATAGAccctttttctgctttctgtctctATCTAGTTATTCCAGACCTCAAAATCTCCGGGCCATAATGCAAGACTGCAAGGACCTAAAGTAATAATTGCTAAACCAGGAAGTTACCACCGCCCTGCCCGAGCAGCTGTCCCTGTAATTGGAGGATACCGTTATTGGCAGGGTCAGATGCTACAGCCTGATTCGTCCCAGCTACGTGGAGAGATGCGCTCCGGACGGTCACCACGACGCCACAGCCCAAGTTACAGGAAGGCTGAACACTTGTTGCCACAGCCCCCACCTAACCCATCAGGTTTACTAGGAGTATCTTTTGGAAAACTGAGCAATTTTAAGCACTTGAGGGCAAGAGGAGGAATGTCGCAGAAGAAAGCATCTCAGAACAATAAAGCTACTAGGTAGAACTGTGGGCCAGCACAGGTAGACTGATTGAGACTCCCTGCTAAGAAATGTGGGACTTGGTGTGGAATCTTTTCTATTGCTGGCATGCATTTAATTTCCTCTTGTCAAACCCTGTAGCTCAACATGCAAGAActatttaatttgaattttttgaCAGTGTCAAGTATACGCTGACATCTGTGAGTAAATAAATTCTGATAATGATCTATCATAATCCATCAGCCTGGTTTAGAAGTTTGATGAAACTGTATTGCCTAGATTTCTGTTTGAGCCAGCTGCCAAGTCAGGCACTTCAGTCTAGTAAACAATTCTTTGAACAGACATTGTTAAATTACTTccactgcttttcattttgttttttcattttgtcccaGCAAAGACAGATGTAATGTGATGTATCTGTGACATGTAACATCATCCTGCCTACGGTTCTACAAATCAGGCTGTCTTGTTGATACTGCTGTGATTGGTTACTGATAGTGGGAGGATAGCACTACTGTGTAGACTGCTTTTACATATTTGGCAGATGCTGCAGATTACCTGTGTAGATGTAGATTTCACGTATATGTACTGTTAAATGGTGCTGTGGGACCAAAGGTGAAagctataaataaaaatacagcttATTACAGACTAGCTCTGTTGTTGACTCAACCGTTTCAGGTAATTCAGCAGCTGATTGAAGAATCCTGATGCAATACCCATCTCTGTATTTCAGGAAGATTTCTAATACTTAAGTGAGAAGAAGTAAATCAACCCCACAACAATACACCTAGACACTTGATCTGAAGACAGTTTGATTATTGTGTTCATGCACAGTGAGGTATTTTAAGAATATCTGATTTTTGTGTCACAGACTGCTGAAAAATTTAATTGTAGCTTTTAGGTTTCTAAGGAATTTTTTTAAGACGGGAGTTTGGGTTTGGCTCAGAATCATCATTTGGCAACAGGTCATGGCCATCTTCTGAGATTTTTGAAGGCAGCAACATTAGTAGAATAATGTCTTGTAAACAGTACAAAAGGTTCGGCTGGTAGCTTTTCTGGAGGTTATGAATTTTCTAATTATTAATGTAAGTGGGGTATTTAACAATGTAGACTAAGATTATTGCCAAAACTGTGTTGGAAACAGAATATGCTAAAAACAGTTTACCAGGGCAAGATGTTATGATTACTGCATCACTACTTGAGCCACTTGAGTTGATGCATCAAAAACTAGGAAACCCTCCACATTCCACATACatattaaaattgttttctttttaatgatttCAACTAGAAAGTGCCACATATCAAAGGAAGATGTTGAGATGTTATCTGTTgaaaaaatgtttgacttttttttttttactgtattttgtgaAAGGATTTTCACAATTCACTTTAAATTGGTAAAACCTTTTGGTCAGGACTATAGCAACCACTGAACACCTTAAATcatttacatatacatttgtatgtactgtatatattacaACTGTACCTGGTCGGTGCACCAGTACCAGGTGGCTAATATGGTGAGCCCCAGGGTCATGCCGGGCCAGGGCAGATCTCCAGTGACAGCATTTCTGAACAGATGCATGGCGTCCTGGCGCGGCAGGTGGCAGGTGCTGTTAGGAATGATTTTACTTGGCACTGCCATGCTGTACACTTGCTCCAGCTTACCGTACCCTCCAATCTTGTTGAAGGCTGTGGACCAGGAACACAATGTACACCAGAAGTACAATCTAACCCTTGACATAACTGCTGTTTTATGGGCTCACATAGAAATTTGTgttcacagtttgtgtttgctttaaaattATGAAACTTGTTTATACCAGTAATTGTTAAGATGATTGCTCCTACAATCATGATAAATGTCTGGAGAGTGTCTGTGTAGATGACAGCAGCGAGACCACCTGAAACAAAGTGAGCGTGTTTTTAACTTCAGCATGTTTTTAACAAACTTCTGTTCATTATTTAGCTGGAAAATGCAGAACATCATGCAATACAAATGTagctgtatgtctgtatgtgtaaTTTTTAGTTCTCAATTAAATTCACAATTCTGAGCATACAATGGACATTTTgaacactgatttttttaaaaggtacTTCAATTATACTCTGAAGAGAATGGATTTTAATGCAAAGAATTttagataaacaaaaaaactaatatCTCAAGAACTAGCACAGAATAAATGAAACTATTTCTCTACTTATTGCTAATCCTATTACCCACTGGATTGTAGACTAATtgaacaaacatgcacaaaatcaGCAAGAGAGGCAGGTGTCCAGAGGTTTTAGAGCACACTCAGAGTTTGTTGTAGCAAACATGCaaataatacagtatattgaGCACAGAATAGATTGTTTGATTGACAGTAATCTACCTACAAGATATTAGTTATATGTATGAAAGAATATTTTCTGTCCTTGAAATGTCATGTGATGTGCTCAAAACTATCATCGTTGTTTGTCTACCTGCAATAGTGTAGAGAGCAGTGACTACCAGCATGAGAACAGTGGACAGGTAGAGGTTCCATCCCAGgcacacctgaacaaacaaggCTCCAGAGTACAGGTCGGTCTGgtgataaaaacacaacacatccCGATCAGTCACCTGGCAGATGGTGAAAAGCCACAGCATCCACATGGAGTATTAtgttgtttatgtgcatgtgtctgtgtgtgacattgTCATACTGAAATCTTTGTGAAGACGGACAACAGCAGTGAGAGGACAGCCAAGTAAGTTCTGATCCTTTCTCCTCCAAAACGACGCCCCAGATACTCTGGCATCGTCAcaatctgaacacacacatttcaacattttcaacACATCACAACTACACAGACGAGATGAAGCTAAGCTCCTGGTGGTCTGAGGAGCTCAGTatgatgtacagtgggtacggaaagtattcagacccctttatatttttcactctttgtgtcattgcagccatttgccaaaatcaaaaaagttcattttatttctcattaatgtacactcagcaccccatcttgacagaaaaaaacagaaatgtagaaatttttgcaaatttattaaaaaagaaaaactgaaatatcacatggtcataagtattcagaccctgtgctcagtattgagtagaagcacccttttgagctagtacagccatgagtcttcttgggaatgatgcaacaagtttttcccacctggatttggggatcctctgccatttttccttgcagatcctctccagttctgtcaggttggatggtgaacgttggtggacagccattttcaggtctctccagagatgctcaattgggtttaggtcagggctctggctgggccagtcaagaacggtcacagagttgttccgaagccactcctttgttattttagctgtgtgcttagggtcattgtcctgttgaaaggtgaaccttcggcccagtctgaggtcctgagcactctggaagaggttttcttccaggatatctctgtacttggccacattcatctttccttcaattgcaaccagtcgtcctgtccctgcagctgaaaaacacccccacaacatgatgctcccaccaccatgtttcactgtagggattgtattgggcaggtgatgagcagtgcctggttttctccacacataccgcttagaattaacaccaaaaagttcaatcttggtctcatcagaccagagaatcttatttctcatagtctgggagtccttcatgtgttttttggcaaactctgtgcggcctttcatgtgtcttgcactgaggagaggcttccgtcgggccactctgccataaagccccgactggtggagggctgcagtgatagttgactttgtggaactttctcccatctccctactgcatctctggagctcagccacagtgatctttgggttcttctttacctctctcaccaaggctcttctcccacgattgctcagtttggctggacagccaggtctaggaagagttctggtcgtcccaaactttttccatttgaggattatggaggccactgtgctcttaggaaccttgagtgctgcagaaattcttttgtaaccttggccagatctgtgccttgccacaattctgtctctgagctccttggacagttccttcgacctcatgattctcatttgctctgacatgcactgtgagctgtaaggtcttatatagacaggtgtgtgcctttcctaatcaagtccaatcagtttaattaaacacagttggactccaatgaaggagcagaaccatctcaaggaggatcagaagaaatggacagcatgtgagttaaatatgagtgtcactgcgaagggtctgaatacttatgaccatgtgatatttcagtttttcttttttaataaatttgcaaaaatttctacatttctggttttttctgtcaagatggggtgctgagtgtacattaatgagaaataaaatgaacttttttgattttggcaaatggctgcaatgacacaaagagtgaaaaatttaaaggggtctgaatattttccgtacccactgtacctagCAGACAAGTTTCACATCTTCACACGTCTCATGTTTTGACTCTAATTGTAAACCAACCAAGATAAATAAGAGTAATTTATGTTCTTTGGTATTATTGTGTGCAGTTTAGTGTAACACCCTGTTAGGGAATTTTCTAGGTGGGGATTGCTTGTAAAGAGAATCTCTTGGCACCTAAATGTACCTGCTTAACGAGCCTCAACAAGCAGATatgcaattgtgtgtgtgtgtgtgtgtgtgtgtgtgtgtgtgtacgtgcaaaCAAACCCCTGAGGAGATGTAGACAGGCACAAATAGCCAGGCTAGAGCCAGCAACACATAGGTGGCCTGAGAGTCAGAAGGAATAGGGACAGAAAGACGACAGAGGAGATTGTTCATATCAGGAGGAAAAAGTCTTAAATGTCCCCTAAAAATCCATATGCATCCATTTGTTCTGTTGATCTGGACTGTTTCATGCCTCATGTTCACCACCTAATACAGCTTAAAAAGGTTCTGCTGCTGCCCCCTACTGCTGAGTGCCTGTCACATTGCTGGAGAAAGTGCAGCAATAAAATGATGTCGTAGGTCTAGACAGCTAAATTCAGAGGTAATTAAATAGAAGTTATATAGTCTGTAACACTGTgccagtttttttctttactggCACAAAAGGAAAATTGTAACTGCACAGTTAATGTTTGTACATATTGTGAACAAACCACAGATGGATTAGCAGGCTAGCTCTGCTTCATTCCAGACTATGATATATTTCTGTACTATGTATTGttgaaagcatgtgtgtgtgggtgtttctACTCACATTCCATTCAAAACCAGCGACAGCGATGCCTCCTGCAGCTCCAGTCCCAGCCAGGCCAATGAAGAGACCCGAGCCCTCTGAGCTGGCAAACAGAGACGCTCCGATCTGTGCATACCAGTAATGGAAGTACCAGTGTAAAATTACTCTATTGGTATTGGAAGtaaagtatcaaaagtaaagATTCCTGTTCTGTTCTATTACATTATTGAATGAAATTAATGTTAACAAATTTAGTTAAGATTATTTAGTCCAAAAGTTTTAAAACCTTTTGAACTGATGTTATCAAATTTTAACTAAGAAGACAgccatttttttattatgtgatTAGAATTATAAATAGATCAGTAGAATTTAGAGCAGAACAGACTCTGGAATGGCAAAAAGAAAACCAGACGAGATGCTTTAAAAAAGTCAGACAAGTAAGGAATTTAGTAGAAACTGATAAACGTTGaattttttgcattgttttaaagCTACACTAAATATAAGAAAGGACTTTGCTATGGTTGAATTATTAGCACTGTTTCCCCAAACTTCAGTTTTGTTGCCAGTAATCCCCCTGTAGGACTccagcacaaaaataaaacctcttttcatttaaaatgcagaGTTGCTTCCACAGAGTCATGTCTTAGTCTGTACTCAAATGTAAGTACCAGTGGGAAGAGGTAAAAATTTAATTGGTGGTAAATTGGTAATGAATGTTTTACAATCTAGACTGTGAAAACTCAAATCTCAAAAGCAGTATAAGGTCCcactttatttacaaaaacagcatCAGGAGCTGTAGCAGCATTAAAGAGCAAGTCAGAAGAGACAAAAGCACATACTCACCGGCCACCATGCCATGTCCCGTCCAGCCAGGAAATACCCACTCAGAGTATTTCTGCTCACCCTGCATGATGACTGACAGAGAAAACTTTTACCTACAGGCATCCACATACATTCACATAAACTGAtccaaacagaaaagcaaacacatttacacctCTGACTCTTACCCAGAGACCGACAGCGAGGTTCAGAAGAAAGTAGATTGCGACTACAATAATGTCAGAGACGCTGAAGGACTGAGTCAGGGCATAGAAGTTGATGGTGGAATTGGACATCCTCAGTGTtcacaataatacacacacttaaaaatacagcaaaaacacagctgtttgCTTGTTGTATTGGCCTTTCCTtacagccacacatacacacacacttcttgaATCGAACCCTTACACCTGTAGAGTCTCATCAGACTACTGATTAACACTCCCACAGTCTGAACCTGCAGATCGACCTTGAAATGCCCTAAACACCAAGAACATATCAGACTCAACTTTCTCAGCCTAATGATGAAGTTTTAACGGCTCGCTTCCCTTCAAAcgcacacacagtcaaacacactCCGGCCCTGGGTACAAGTTCCCTCTCGGCTGAACTACAAGCTGTCCTGGCTGTTACCGAAAGCTTGAAACAGAATGTTACATGGAAGTGTCAAGAGGGTAGTCCCTTGCTTGAATTGATGATTAAACACATCACCTTAATGTGGCACCTGCAC
This genomic window from Mastacembelus armatus chromosome 1, fMasArm1.2, whole genome shotgun sequence contains:
- the fam83gb gene encoding protein FAM83G isoform X2, whose amino-acid sequence is MALSQIQCLDDHHVNWRVSESKPEFFYSEDQRLALEALVNDGREAFTHYIRGSGLREFLSEPELERIAHSAEAYRPGHEHHQKPETPGPGNITPGSVEEPGDGDVSLQYWPDRSEASVAELDLGWPEAISYRGVTRVSVYTQPPTEGQTHIKEVVRKSIASAQKVIAVVMDVFTDVDIFRDLLDAGYKRKVPVYIILDMAAVPCFLSMCGRADMHHGHLKNLRVRCCGGVEFFTRSAQKVRGSLSQKFLLVDGDRAISGSYSFTWSSSRLDRNLITVITGQAVETFDLQFRELFLSSRSVSLNKVPMVEEPIPDPLPQAAPAPIPAAVARKLINPKYALVATGSPTSSDQNSSNKNSNLQNSTGLKIMKRRLKEVIEEPSIHPGLANLERAYLIAYLPTWPEPDPPSDVIGFINIRDEKRANKVHLQRSERFEVSQAIRFSSPLALPAQTEEPVSGRMANAIRPPETPSGKTSPEASIPVSPTNKQLGEQAHSAQNNDQSDTIDSRESPQQPNIAPIQDTHKPNVNTDTSPSNATADSQPTHNVKQTPEAQPAVPPVPKRRTLHLHIDTIPTEQPGQSQVTLIKMDQLENLDESSDKMGARENLTPGRGRLISKDNSRDSGSNDEGSQDSTKVICDRAANDDPSSASTASEEEFYDSQQEPSDPLTNGVTAGSGRGHRQGDGVNLMARLSQSMLDLREPIQSEDKLDRVRQSQHLHRQAHHSPHGHIGQTSKSPGHNARLQGPKVIIAKPGSYHRPARAAVPVIGGYRYWQGQMLQPDSSQLRGEMRSGRSPRRHSPSYRKAEHLLPQPPPNPSGLLGVSFGKLSNFKHLRARGGMSQKKASQNNKATR
- the fam83gb gene encoding protein FAM83G isoform X1, giving the protein MALSQIQCLDDHHVNWRVSESKPEFFYSEDQRLALEALVNDGREAFTHYIRGSGLREFLSEPELERIAHSAEAYRPGHEHHQKPETPGPGNITPGSVEEPGDGDVSLQYWPDRSEASVAELDLGWPEAISYRGVTRVSVYTQPPTEGQTHIKEVVRKSIASAQKVIAVVMDVFTDVDIFRDLLDAGYKRKVPVYIILDMAAVPCFLSMCGRADMHHGHLKNLRVRCCGGVEFFTRSAQKVRGSLSQKFLLVDGDRAISGSYSFTWSSSRLDRNLITVITGQAVETFDLQFRELFLSSRSVSLNKVPMVEEPIPDPLPQAAPAPIPAAVARKLINPKYALVATGSPTSSDQNSSNKNSNLQNSTGLKIMKRRLKEVIEEPSIHPGLANLERAYLIAYLPTWPEPDPPSDVIGFINIRDEKRANKVHLQRSERFEVSQAIRFSSPLALPAQTEEPVSGRMANAIRPPETPSGKTSPEASIPVSPTNKQLGEQAHSAQNNDQSDTIDSRESPQQPNIAPIQDTHKPNVNTDTSPSNATADSQPTHNVKQTPEAQPAVPPVPKRRTLHLHIDTIPTEQPGQSQVTLIKMDQLENLDESSDKMGARENLTPGRGRLISKDNSRDSGSNDEGSQDSTKVICDRAANDDPSSASTASEEEFYDSQQEPSDPLTNGVTAGSGRGHRQGDGVNLMARLSQSMLDLREPIQSEDKLDRVRQSQHLHRQAHHSPHGHIGQLFQTSKSPGHNARLQGPKVIIAKPGSYHRPARAAVPVIGGYRYWQGQMLQPDSSQLRGEMRSGRSPRRHSPSYRKAEHLLPQPPPNPSGLLGVSFGKLSNFKHLRARGGMSQKKASQNNKATR
- the slc5a10 gene encoding sodium/glucose cotransporter 5 — translated: MSNSTINFYALTQSFSVSDIIVVAIYFLLNLAVGLWSSCRVSRNTLSGYFLAGRDMAWWPIGASLFASSEGSGLFIGLAGTGAAGGIAVAGFEWNATYVLLALAWLFVPVYISSGIVTMPEYLGRRFGGERIRTYLAVLSLLLSVFTKISTDLYSGALFVQVCLGWNLYLSTVLMLVVTALYTIAGGLAAVIYTDTLQTFIMIVGAIILTITAFNKIGGYGKLEQVYSMAVPSKIIPNSTCHLPRQDAMHLFRNAVTGDLPWPGMTLGLTILATWYWCTDQVIVQRSLSAKNISHVKGASILAAYLKMLPFIFIILPGMISRALYPDSVGCVDPEECVRVCGAEVGCSNIAFPKLVIELMPSGLRGLMIAVMMAALMSSLTSIFNSSSTLFTMDIWKKYRPRASERELLLVGRIVTVILVVVSVVWIPILQSANSGQLYVYIQSVTSCLAPPVTAVFTLAVFWKRTNEQGAFWGLMVGLVVGVCRMVLEFAFPPARCGVVDSAPAVLRSVHYLHFAILLCGLTAIVVTIVSLLTPPPSHEQVYNLTWWTITEEPQREIALQKVSSVSHRSSQGSEPPRRVTCGQAAGLCISAVRRSEETAAPRVPSVRESVFWSRFCCFNALLLISINIFLYAYFA